One stretch of Hevea brasiliensis isolate MT/VB/25A 57/8 chromosome 12, ASM3005281v1, whole genome shotgun sequence DNA includes these proteins:
- the LOC110661296 gene encoding uncharacterized protein LOC110661296, with protein MDTSRSWMYARKLPNGLLNPEFLSGLEAFINFACSKPEFMDESKIRCPCAKCINRKYLLVDDVKFHLVSKGFRPNYLKWTAHGESLCSSTYAIEVNVPRQEHFHGDTNPYRNMVFDVAGPHFQNAMANFPSLDNEVDNMEELPNPESKKFYDMLKATEEELWSGCERHSQLSAVARMLHIKSENHLSEKCYDQIVNFVREVLPDENKFVDSFYKTKKLIRGLGLPVEKIDCCKLGCMIYWGNDNILTKCKFCGLPRYKPRRGSSKTNVAWKRMYYFPLTPRLQRLYASEATAAKMRLLK; from the coding sequence ATGGATACCTCCAGGAGTTGGATGTATGCTAGGAAGCTTCCAAATGGACTATTGAATCCAGAGTTTCTTAGTGGGTTGGAAGCATTTATCAATTTTGCTTGTAGTAAGCCAGAATTTATGGACGAGAGTAAAATAAGATGTCCGTGTGCAAAGTGCATAAATCGAAAGTACCTACTTGTGGATGATGTCAAATTTCATCTTGTTAGTAAGGGGTTTAGACCTAACTATCTAAAATGGACTGCACATGGTGAATCATTGTGTTCTTCAACGTATGCCATTGAGGTCAATGTTCCAAGGCAAGAACATTTCCATGGTGACACTAACCCATACCGTAATATGGTGTTTGATGTTGCTGGTCCCCATTTTCAAAATGCTATGGCGAATTTTCCTTCACTAGATAATGAAGTTGATAATATGGAAGAACTGCCAAATCCAGAATCGAAAAAATTTTATGATATGCTAAAAGCAACTGAAGAGGAATTGTGGTCTGGTTGTGAGAGGCATTCACAATTATCTGCCGTAGCTCGAATGTTGCATATTAAGTCAGAAAATCACTTGTCCGAGAAATGCTATGACCAGATTGTGAATTTTGTGAGGGAAGTTTTACCAGATGAAAATAAGTTTGTTGATAGTTTTTACAAGACGAAGAAGCTTATACGGGGATTGGGTCTACCTGTGGAAAAAATTGACTGTTGCAAGCTTGGTTGCATGATATATTGGGGAAATGATAATATTTTAACTAAATGCAAATTTTGTGGGCTGCCAAGATACAAGCCTCGAAGGGGATCAAGTAAGACAAATGTAGCATGGAAGAGGATGTATTATTTTCCTTTGACACCAAGGCTTCAGAGACTCTATGCTTCTGAGGCAACAGCTGCAAAAATGcggttattaaaataa